One Tachyglossus aculeatus isolate mTacAcu1 chromosome 18, mTacAcu1.pri, whole genome shotgun sequence DNA segment encodes these proteins:
- the DYNLT4 gene encoding tctex1 domain-containing protein 4: MAEKSLPPQAAPMENLISPEASSEKPTEGSRPPARRASLVQETTVQPPARLRGTEEARPGPPASRRGSLLAGHPPVAMGPPFSRRSSLVGLGAGGRRPSLGPWPLGTRVSFSGLPLPPGPPMPCENTYQMGPEPGRCWNPERAQQALEAALAGFLGEARYSPPSAGPLARSLCELVKARLRELSPPRYKLVCSVVLGPQAGQDLRVASRALWDPANDGLASASYANASLFAVATVHGLYCE; this comes from the coding sequence ATGGCTGAGAAGTCCCTGCCGCCCCAGGCCGCCCCAATGGAGAATCTCATCTCACCGGAGGCCTCCTCCGAGAAGCCCACCGAGGGGTCCCGACCCCCCGCCCGCCGGGCATCTCTGGTCCAAGAGACCACAGTCCAGCCCCCAGCCAGGTTGCGCGGCACCGAGGAGGCCCGGCCGGGCCCGCCCGCCTCCCGCCGCGGCTCCTTGCTGGCCGGACACCCGCCGGTTGCCATGGGGCCCCCATTTTCCCGCCGGAGCTCGCTggtgggcctgggggcggggggtcgCCGGCCATCCCTGGGGCCCTGGCCCCTAGGGACCCGGGTCAGCTTCTCGGGGCTGCCACTGCCGCCCGGACCACCGATGCCCTGCGAGAACACGTACCAGATGGGGCCCGAGCCGGGCAGATGCTGGAACCCCGAGCGGGCGCAGCAGGCGCTGGAGGCGGCCCTGGCCGGCTTCCTGGGTGAGGCCCGCTACTCGCCCCCGTCGGCCGGCCCGCTGGCCCGTAGCCTCTGCGAACTGGTGAAGGCCCGGCTGCGGGAGCTGAGCCCTCCCCGCTACAAGCTGGTGTGCAGCGTGGTGCTGGGGCCGCAGGCCGGCCAGGACCTCCGCGTGGCCAGCCGGGCACTCTGGGACCCCGCCAACGACGGCCTGGCCTCCGCCTCTTACGCCAACGCCTCGCTCTTTGCCGTGGCCACCGTGCACGGCCTGTACTGCGAGTGA